A section of the Verrucomicrobium sp. GAS474 genome encodes:
- the vccC gene encoding Verru_Chthon cassette protein C produces the protein MPTKKPGRKRKGFSLVEVLVTLVVLSMVLVIVFGMTGQIAMVWKRSSQKMEEFQGARLALDAITRTVGNATLNVYYDYYNAARQRRTSANASTFIPQVYGRYSELEFVCGKSLVSLPRPQISQAIFFQAPLGYTQQTGTYSQLNSTLNTVGFYLEFNNDAADRPGFFASMLHRSPPRWRYRLMQFMQPTENFSVYDAQDHSWFTAPLNGASPPVRLLAENIVACVFCPLSPLDTKGSSLAPNFEYDSRMTWTTGAQPDPMNQLPPIVRVVLIAVDEASMARVQGQSASLPSLGFDPSNVFVSSAQLDGDIETVKAALAARHLNFTVFSVDVAVRGARWNK, from the coding sequence ATGCCGACGAAAAAACCGGGCAGGAAGAGAAAGGGCTTTTCCCTCGTCGAGGTGCTGGTGACCCTCGTCGTGCTGAGCATGGTCCTAGTGATCGTCTTCGGCATGACGGGGCAGATCGCGATGGTATGGAAACGCTCCAGCCAGAAGATGGAGGAGTTTCAAGGCGCGCGGCTGGCCCTCGACGCCATCACCCGCACCGTGGGCAATGCGACCCTCAACGTCTACTACGACTATTACAACGCGGCGCGCCAGCGCCGCACATCGGCTAACGCCTCGACGTTCATCCCGCAGGTCTACGGCCGTTACTCCGAGCTGGAATTCGTCTGCGGCAAATCGCTCGTCTCGCTTCCCCGGCCCCAGATATCCCAGGCGATCTTCTTCCAGGCACCGTTGGGGTACACGCAGCAGACCGGCACCTATTCCCAGTTGAACTCGACGTTGAATACCGTTGGCTTCTACCTCGAGTTCAACAACGATGCCGCCGACCGTCCGGGGTTTTTTGCCTCCATGCTTCACCGTTCGCCGCCTCGTTGGCGCTACCGTCTGATGCAATTCATGCAGCCGACGGAGAATTTTTCGGTGTACGACGCGCAAGATCATTCCTGGTTCACCGCTCCGCTTAACGGTGCCTCGCCCCCGGTCCGGCTGCTCGCGGAAAACATCGTCGCCTGCGTCTTTTGCCCCCTCTCTCCCCTCGATACCAAGGGCTCCTCCCTGGCGCCGAATTTCGAGTACGATTCCCGGATGACTTGGACGACGGGGGCCCAGCCCGATCCGATGAATCAGCTGCCGCCGATCGTCCGGGTGGTGTTGATCGCGGTCGACGAGGCGTCGATGGCCCGCGTTCAGGGGCAGAGCGCTTCGCTTCCCAGTTTGGGGTTCGATCCCTCCAACGTGTTCGTATCCTCGGCGCAACTCGATGGGGATATCGAAACCGTCAAGGCGGCGCTGGCGGCGCGCCACCTCAACTTCACCGTCTTCAGCGTCGACGTCGCCGTGCGGGGGGCACGCTGGAACAAATGA
- the vccB gene encoding Verru_Chthon cassette protein B yields MHSFLRSRPRRRAFSLVELLVALGIVCFALVPLLGLVPVGLASFRHAMNLNAQALIFQALSSESSLLDYSVATNSASAFSQSFPRFYDGTGARLTATRAGAVFEVSLNRVAFAAPGGTASAANAQKLGFSLTNLSGKEKTQIYSVVVVNNGN; encoded by the coding sequence ATGCATTCTTTTCTTCGTTCTCGTCCTCGGAGGCGCGCCTTTAGCTTGGTCGAGCTCCTCGTCGCGCTCGGCATCGTTTGCTTCGCCCTGGTCCCTTTGCTGGGACTGGTTCCGGTGGGGCTGGCGAGTTTCCGCCACGCGATGAACCTCAACGCGCAGGCGCTGATCTTCCAGGCGCTGTCGAGCGAGTCGAGCCTCCTCGATTACAGCGTCGCCACCAACAGCGCCTCCGCGTTTTCCCAAAGCTTCCCCCGATTCTACGACGGCACGGGAGCGAGGCTCACCGCCACCCGCGCCGGCGCGGTGTTCGAGGTTTCCCTCAACCGGGTGGCCTTTGCCGCGCCCGGAGGAACCGCATCGGCGGCCAACGCCCAAAAACTGGGGTTCAGCCTCACCAATCTGAGCGGCAAGGAAAAAACGCAGATCTATTCGGTCGTCGTCGTGAACAACGGAAACTGA